ACCCTTCATCGCCCGCATCCGTGGCAGATATTCTTAGAGCGTCTAACAGAATGCGTAGGGGAGGGCCTTCAGGCCCTCCCGACAAGAGGGAGCATCTGAAGATGCTCCCCTACTTCATCGCCCGCATCCGTCGCGGATATTCTCAAAGCCCTGAGCGATCCCACGCTCAAGGATCTCTCCAAGGATATCTCGGCAAAGGGACCGCTCAGCGACGACGTCAATGCGCTGTTGCAGGGTCTTCCGGGCGATCTTGGGGTGCAATATCTGCATGGGATCTCCCAGAGGGACCCCGCCCCCGCGGCCGCCATTGCCAACCGCGCCCTCATGACCCAGCTCCAGACCATCATGCGCTGGACGCAGATCCAGATGCTCTCCTCGTTCGCGCAGAACATGCAGCCGGCTCCCTGTAGCAGCGTTCCTGCGCAACCGCCGCCGCCACCCCCTCCTCCTCCGACCCTGGACGTCAAGGCGACCCTTGCAAACAACTTGGACTGCCCCGTGGTATCCCCCGTAGCGTCCGGGTTCACCCGGACGATCTTCGCCCGCCTAAAGGCCGGCGCTACGGCCGTAACGTCCCCCGTACCATCCCCTGTAGCGTCCGGCTTCAGCCGGACGCCTTTCGCCCGGCGAGGCCGAGTAGATCGATTCAGTCCTTGCGGCCTCGAACCGGGCGCTACAGAGGGGTCGGGAGGCGACTTGGCTTACGGCTCACGGCCGGCTCGCCGCTTCCGGCCTTCGCAGCCGACGGGGAGCAAGAAGCCGTGGGGACCGCGGAGCTCCCCCCCCGGAGAACCTTGGCGATTCCCGATGGAGGAGTGAGCGAATGCAAGGCGTGACGGAAGAGAGACTACAGCAGCCGCAGCTTCGTGACGCGCGGATCGATGATCACGTCATCGTTCTCGAAGTCCAGCTTCATGCGCCACTTCTGGAGCGTGGCCGCTCCGATAATGACCTGCTCGGAGAGATCAGGCACAAGTATGAACTCATCGGAGAACCGGTAGCCTTGGTAGTAGAAGTCCAGTCGAACGACCTCGGTGGCCGTCAGGGTGTCGCCATTACGGGCGGTGCCGAAGACGAGAGGCTTGCGCAAGGTTGTGACCTGTTCGAGGACGCGGGCGATCTCCGGCGAAATGCACGAGTACGTTGCCCCCGAATCGAAGAGGGCCGTGGCTTCATGGCTGGCCTTGAACCCTTCAAGGGTAACGGTCTTTTGGATGACGCTCATGAAGGAATGATACCACGCGTGGCCGAAGATACCACCGATCCCAACCGGCAACTGTTTTTCCCCCGACACCCTCCATGGTCAGCCCCGCGAGGGCGCGGGTGAGGATCGGATGAACAACCTCGTCCACCTGGTGACCCAGCCCCCGAAGGAAGGCTGCTGTCTGGATGCGGAGGTTCTGGTCGCAAAGGAGGCGCAGCATCCAAGGCTACGCGGCCGGTGCTATGAAGCGGATCTCCTCATCCTGGACGACCGAGGCGGCATAGGCGACCGCCGCGCGGATGTCCTCGTCCGACAGCTCCGGGTACCCCTGAATGATCTTCGCAACATCATAACCGCCGGCCAGAAGACTCAGGATGTTGGCAACCATGATGCGGGTTCCCCGAACGACCGGCTTGCCGTGGCACACATTCGGGTTGATTTCGATTCGTTCTTCCGCTTCGCTGAAAATAGCACCACGCCCCCGGGCGGCGTGGCAAACACCCGGACGCTTTTCGCCCGGCGAGGCCGAGAAGATCGACTCAGTCCTTGCGGCCTCGAACCGGGCGCTACAGCGGAAAAACAGTGATGCAACGAGGAACGGCCTCAGACGATTCTGCGCCCGGAAACCGTTTCAATGATCCGCCTGGCCGTCTCCATCGCGGCCTTCACGGTGTAGGTCGTCACCAAGTCGCCCCCATGGTATCCGGAAATGTGAATCTCGTGATACGCCGAATCCAGGGCCTGCATGAGCTTCCCGTTTCGGAAGGCCAAGTGCTTCTGAACCGCCTGCGCATAGGAATCGAACGACTTGGGCAGTTTCTTGGGGAGAACGCCTCGTTGAACGAGGGCACCCCTCAGAGCTTTGAGGATGGCGAGCCAGGCCGTTCCGAACGCTTCCTGCACGAGTTTGATCTTCTGATACCGGTCATTTTCCACCGGACAAGAGCGGAGGAATTCCCGGCTGTTCAGATAATACTCCACCGCTTCCTCGAAATACCGTTCGGCAAGAGCTTTCCCGTTCCTCACACTCTCATCCTAACCTTCGCCCGCGGCTCCGTCCATTCACCCATTGCCGGCCAGGGACGGTGCGGTACTTGCCGAAACGAGGCAGACACAAAGTCTGCCCTTTCAACGGCGAGCGCCAGCCAGGGACGGTGCGTCCCCCGTAGCGTCCGGGTTTACCCGGACGTTGGGAGATCGCCCGCCTAAAGGCGGGCGCTACAGGGAGCACTACTCAAAATGTCAGCCCTGACGCT
The nucleotide sequence above comes from Nitrospirota bacterium. Encoded proteins:
- a CDS encoding retroviral-like aspartic protease yields the protein MSVIQKTVTLEGFKASHEATALFDSGATYSCISPEIARVLEQVTTLRKPLVFGTARNGDTLTATEVVRLDFYYQGYRFSDEFILVPDLSEQVIIGAATLQKWRMKLDFENDDVIIDPRVTKLRLL
- a CDS encoding DUF433 domain-containing protein; amino-acid sequence: MFSEAEERIEINPNVCHGKPVVRGTRIMVANILSLLAGGYDVAKIIQGYPELSDEDIRAAVAYAASVVQDEEIRFIAPAA
- a CDS encoding DUF5618 family protein, whose product is MRNGKALAERYFEEAVEYYLNSREFLRSCPVENDRYQKIKLVQEAFGTAWLAILKALRGALVQRGVLPKKLPKSFDSYAQAVQKHLAFRNGKLMQALDSAYHEIHISGYHGGDLVTTYTVKAAMETARRIIETVSGRRIV